From the genome of Streptomyces sp. S4.7:
CCGTTGACACCGTTCGTATGGACATCGTTGGAGCCGGGACCCGCCCCGAAGGGCGGACCCCGGGCGAGGGGGAGGTGCGGGGTGCACGGACCGGCGACGGCCGGCTGGCTGGTCGTGGTGCTCTGCGCGGCGGCCGGCACCCACTGTCTGCTCCGGCTGCGCAGGGCCAGGGCCACGGGGCGCGGCTCGGCGGGCGGCAGGACCGAGGGCACGGCGGGCGGTGAGGCCCTGATGGGGTTCGGGATGGCGGCGATGGCCGTACCGGCCGCGGTGGTCACACCCCCGCGCTATGTCTGGCTGGCGTACGTGGTGGTGTTCGGGGTCGCCGCGCTGCGTGCGCTGGGACCGGCCCGCAGGACGTCGCACCATCTGCACCATCTCCTGGGCATGCTCGCCATGGTCTACATGTCGGTGGCGATGGCCCTGCTGCCGGGCGGTACGCACGGCGCGCACAGCGCGGGCGGGACGCCGCTGGCCACGGGTGTGCTGCTGATCTACTACGCGGGATACGTGCTGTGGACGGGCGCCCGGCTGCTCCCGTTGCAGACCGTGACCGTGGCGGAGGGCGGGGGCCCGGTGGGGGCGGGCGCCGCCGATCACGCCGCCGGCGGCGTGGTCGGCGGCGCCGCGGGGGACGTCCGGCCGGCGGGCGCACCGACGGGGG
Proteins encoded in this window:
- a CDS encoding DUF5134 domain-containing protein, producing MHGPATAGWLVVVLCAAAGTHCLLRLRRARATGRGSAGGRTEGTAGGEALMGFGMAAMAVPAAVVTPPRYVWLAYVVVFGVAALRALGPARRTSHHLHHLLGMLAMVYMSVAMALLPGGTHGAHSAGGTPLATGVLLIYYAGYVLWTGARLLPLQTVTVAEGGGPVGAGAADHAAGGVVGGAAGDVRPAGAPTGVVTDTAPEMARDAPTGLCEDGPELALACRLSMGIAMLAMLLTL